The Molothrus ater isolate BHLD 08-10-18 breed brown headed cowbird chromosome 1, BPBGC_Mater_1.1, whole genome shotgun sequence genome includes a window with the following:
- the SLC9A3 gene encoding sodium/hydrogen exchanger 3: MRPVSGVALLLGLMALPAALGQRSSESHKNSNESFAIVSFKWDHVKEPYIIALWILVASLAKIVFHLSHKVTRVVPESALLIVLGLFLGGIVWAADHLASFSLTPTVFFFYLLPPIVLDAGYFMPNRLFFGNLGSILLYAVIGTVWNAATTGLSLYGVYLTGIMGELKSGLLDFLLFGSLIAAVDPVAVLAVFEEVHVNEVLFIIVFGESLLNDAVTVVLYNVFDSFVAIGETNVTGIECLKGIVSFFVVSLGGTLVGIIFAFLLSLVSRFTKHVRIIEPGFVFIISYLSYLTAEMLSLSAILAITFCGICCQKYVKANISEQSSTTVRYTMKMLASGAETIIFMFLGISAVDPEIWTWNTAFILLTLVFISVYRVIGVVIQTWILNRYRTVQLEIIDQVVMSYGGLRGAVAFALVALLDGNKVKERKLFVSTTIIVVFFTVIFQGLTIKPLVQWLKVKKTEHREPKLNEKLHGRAFDHILSAIEDISGQIGHHYLRDKWSNFDRKYLRKILMRRSAQKSRDQILNVFHELNLKDAISYVAEGERRGSLAFIRSPSTDNMVNVDFSTPLPSTVESSVSYLLREKAGPVCLDMQALEQRRKSIRDTEDTLAHHTLQQYLYKPRQEHKHLYSRHEIMHSEDDKQDKEIFHRTMRKRLESFKSTKLGINHSKKLNKVHKRDRGQKRRNSSVIPNGNIPSENPVQDFALKEKDLEFSESEENNDYETLHLGKGVDFLANVTKQNFTDAPAGIDNPVFSADDDQSIYMKFSPWLSGEDTVVPSQRARVQIPYSPDNFKRLTPIRLSNKSTDSFLLADGPEDQPRSFLPESTHM, from the exons TTTTCCACTTGTCCCACAAAGTCACTCGGGTGGTTCCAGAAAGTGCTCTGCTGATTGTCCTTGGTCTTTTCCTCGGTGGCATTGTATGGGCAGCAGATCACCTTGCCTCCTTCTCCCTGACACcaactgtatttttcttctatttgctGCCCCCCATTGTTTTGGATGCTGGATATTTTATGCCAAATAGATTGTTTTTCGGAAATCTTGGCTCCATCCTTTTATATGCTGTTATTGGGACAGTCTGGAATGCTGCCACAACCGGTTTATCTCTCTATGGTGTCTATCTGACGGGAATAATGG GTGAACTGAAGTCTGGGCTGCTGGACTTCCTCCTTTTTGGCAGCTTAATTGCCGCTGTGGATCCTGTAGCTGTTCTGGCAGTGTTTGAAGAAGTCCATGTCAATGAAGTTCTTTTCATCATTGTTTTTGGAGAATCACTTCTGAATGATGCTGTAACTGTG GTGCTGTACAATGTGTTTGACTCTTTTGTTGCGATAGGTGAAACAAATGTGACGGGGATTGAATGTCTCAAAGGCATAG tgtcaTTCTTTGTGGTGAGCCTCGGTGGGACACTGGTTGGCATTATCTTTGCATTCCTGCTCTCATTGGTCAGTCGTTTCACCAAGCACGTGAGGATCATTGAACCTGGATTTGTGTTTATCATTTCCTACCTATCCTACCTCACAGCAGAGATGCTTTCTCTTTCTGCCATCTTAGC GATAACCTTCTGTGGCATTTGCTGTCAGAAATATGTCAAAGCTAACATATCTGAACAGTCTTCTACAACTGTAAGATATACTATGAAAATGCTAGCCAGTGGAGCAGAAACTATCATCTTCATGTTCCTGGGTATTTCAGCTGTGGATCCAGAGATCTGGACTTGGAATACGGCTTTTATTCTGTTGACTCTGGTCTTCATCTCAGTATATAGAGTTATTG GCGTGGTTATACAGACGTGGATTCTTAACCGCTACAGAACCGTCCAGCTGGAGATAATAGACCAGGTGGTGATGTCCTATGGTGGGCTACGAGGAGCAGTGGCTTTTGCTCTTGTTGCACTTCTGGATGGGAataaagtgaaagaaagaaagctgtTTGTCAGCACAACTATCATTGTTGTGTTTTTTACTGTTATATTCCAG GGACTGACTATCAAACCTTTGGTACAGTGGCTGAAAGTGAAGAAAACTGAACACAGAGAACCAAAACTGAATGAGAAACTTCATGGCAGA GCCTTTGATCACATTCTTTCTGCTATAGAAGACATTTCTGGACAAATAGGGCATCATTATCTGAGAGACAA GTGGTCCAATTTTGATAGGAAATACCTCAGAAAAATACTGATGAGAAGGTCTGCTCAAAAATCAAGGGACCAAATCCTTAATGTTTTCCATGAGCTCAACTTGAAGGATGCAATTAGCTATGTGGCTGAG GGAGAACGTAGAGGTTCGCTGGCATTTATACGTTCTCCAAGTACAGACAACATGGTAAATGTGGATTTCAGCACTCCACTCCCAAGCACTGTGGAAAGCTCTGTCTCTTATTTATT gagagaaaaagctGGACCAGTTTGCCTTGACATGCAAGCTTtagagcagagaaggaaaagcatacGGGACACAGAAGACACCCTCGCTCATCACACCCTACAGCAGTACCTGTATAAACCCAGGCAGGAG CACAAACACCTGTACAGTCGACATGAGATCATGCACAGTGAAGATGACAAACAAGACAAGGAGATTTTCCATAGGACAATGAGGAAGCGCTTAGAATCTTTCAAGAGTACCAAACTAGGAATAAACCATTCCAAGAAGCTCAATAAAGTCCACAAACGAGACCGGGGCcaaaaaagg agaaataGCAGTGTCATACCAAATGGAAACATTCCTTCAGAAAATCCAGTACAAGATTTTGCTTTGaaggaaaaag ATTTGGAGTTTTCtgaatcagaagaaaataatgattaTGAGACTTTGCATCTAGGCAAAGGAGTTGATTTCCTGGCTAATGtgacaaaacaaaatttcacaGATGCTCCTGctg gaaTTGATAACCCAGTATTTTCAGCCGATGATGACCAAAGCATCTACATGAAGTTCTCACCATGGTTATCTGGTGAAGACACTGTGGTACCCTCACAAAGGGCCCGAGTGCAGATCCCATATTCTCCAGACAACTTCAAACGGCTCACTCCAATCCGGCTCAGCAATAAATCAACAGATTCCTTCCTGTTAGCAGATGGCCCAGAGGACCAACCCAGATCTTTTCTCCCAGAATCAACACatatgtaa